Genomic DNA from Nomascus leucogenys isolate Asia chromosome 10, Asia_NLE_v1, whole genome shotgun sequence:
ggcggggaggggagactcagagaaaacagagacagagagactgagGGTCCCAGAGAGAGGCCTGGGGAGGTCTCAGCTCAGAACAAGGTGGGGCAGCCCCTCACCCATCCTTCTTCTCTCCAGGACAGTTCTATGACACGGTCTCCCTCTCGGTGCAGCCGGGCCCCACGGTGGCCTCAGGAGAGAACGTGACCCTGCTGTGTCAGTCATGGGGGCAGTCTGACACTTTCCTTCTGACCAAGGAGGGGGCAGCCCATCCCCCGCTACGTCTGAGATCAAAGTACCGAGCTCATAAGTACCAGGCTGAATTCCACATGAGTCCTGTAACCTCAGCTCACACAGGGACGTACAGGTGCTACAGCTCACTCCGCTCCAACCCCCACCTGCTGTCTCTCCCCAGTGACCCCCTGGAGCTCGTGGTCTCAGGTGACAGCCCCGACCCTGTCCTCTCTGAGCTCAAAGGCTCAGCTCAGGCCCAGGCCCAAGGAGATCTCAGCTGAGATGGAGTGAGGGAGGCTTGGCCAGAGGGGACCCAGCCCGCAGAGGGGAGGAGGCCAACAGGGGTTCTCCTAGGCATGGCCACCCGTTCTCCCCTGCCTGGCATGCAGAAGGTACCAGGTGGGCAGAGAAATGGTTCCAGGGAATCCCCTGGGTGGACGCAGGAGAGTGGGAGTGGAAGGGTGCACTCCATGGAcagccccagcccctcacccGCCTCCTGTGCTCTTTCTAGGACCACCTGGAGGCTCCAGACCCCCACCCACAGGGCCGCCCTCCACACTTGGTGAGTCTCTGAGGCCTCTTGGGAAGCGCGGCCTCCCCCGGGGCAGTCTGAGTCTCCCAAAGattcccactcccctcccctcaagGACGGGCTTGTGTCCCAGGGGCTCTGAGGCTGGGCTGGTGATGGGGGGGTCAAGGCAGAGAGAGATGTTGGGGCCCAGCCTGGGGGAGGAGGAGCCCGGCTAACGTGGAGGGCAAGGCAGCCCCAGCCCTCACCTCCCCATCCTGACCCAGGAGGCCCTGAGGAccagcccctcagcccctcaggGTCAGGCCCCCAGAGTGGTGAGTGGGGGCTCTGAGTGGGAGGTGGGCGGGGTCCTGGGGAGGCGGGGGTCAGTTCTGTCCTAGGTTCCGGCTCCTCTGGAGGTGGCGATGTGGACAGGCCCctcccctgcctgggcctcagtttctccaagtGTAAAGGAGAGAGGCCTGCGGGTGGGAAAGTTCCTTTCAGTTCTGACTCCCAGCTGTGACCTCCTGGGAGAGGAGGCCTCCCAGGGAACCTCCCAGACCTGACTCCGCAGGGGCCTGTCCTGTCCCACCTGCAGCAGAGACGGTgacctggggcaggggaggggagcagggcaGTGATTCAGTAAGGTCAGGCTCTTTCCCTGCAGCTCCGGGGCTCAGCTCTGGTGAAGGAACAAGGGCTGCAGGTCAGACTCCCGGGCTCCCTTCCCAGCTCTGCCGCTTCCTGGCTGGGGGCCCGGGGCAGGCGATTCCccgctctgagcctcagtttgtgcatctgtgaaatgggttgTGGGGGCGGCAATTCCATGTTGCACGACTGCTTGTGAGGGCTGGAGGTCATGAAGGAAAGACCTGGCTCGcgcctgcacacagtaggtgctcacaTCAATGACGTCATTCCCACTCCTGACGTCATGTCAAGGTCTGGGAAGATACCTGGAGGTTTTGATTGGGGTCTCGGTGGCCTTCGTCctgctgctcttcctcctcctcttcctcctcctccgaCGTCCGCGTCAGAGCAAACACAGGACATCTGGTGAGTAGGGAAGCGGGGGACCCATGGGCCGACCGAGGGTGGGCTCAGAGCACCAGCCAGAGGGAACCGAAACACACAGGTGTCAGTTTAGAAAACTGGTTCCAGGGGCACGTAATGTCAGCACGCATTTACAAACTCCAGTATTCATGCAGTTTTTTTctatgtcatgaaatatttggaaCATCTAGGCaggaatatttttagttttccttctttccctcaaGTTGCATGTGTAGAATGGGGGTTCTAATGTTCCCAGGGCTGAGACTCTGTCCATCTTCACCCAGACCAGAGAAAGACTGATTCCCAGCGTCctgcagaggctgcagagccAGAGCCCAAGGACAGGAGCCTGCTGAGGAGGTAATTCTGCCCAAAGACCCCAGACTCCCACCCACCGCAGCCCATACACTGCCCCTCACACTCCCATGTCCTCCCCCAGGTCCAGCCCAGCTGCTGACGTCCAGGAAGAAAACCTCTGtaagaggaagagaggggacaAATGGGGGTGCTGGAGAGACAGGAGTCCCAAAATTTCAGTAGCAacagggaggggctgggaagggtcTGGGGCTCCGTGGAAGATGGTCTTGCCCCACACTGTGGGACGTCCCTGGATCTCAGTGGCCCCAtctgggagcagggcaggggCCAGCAAGACTGAGAGGTCTCAGAGAACCAGGAGACGAACCCCTTGCTCTGCCCCAGCAGATGCTGCCATGAAGGACACACAGTCTGAGGACGGGGTGGAGCTGGACAGTCAGGTGAGACCCCGCCCTTGTCCCGGGCACCAAAGGCCTCCTGGTGCCAGATCTAATCCTGCAGGACTTCTCTGTCCTCCTTCCCCCGGCTCTCAGCATCGTCACGGTGGGCCCCTCCTTGTCCAACACGCTGCCTCCCGCCTGCTGCGACCTCACTCTCTCCTGCTGTCCTGGACCTCGTGGGCCTCCTCCCGGGTCCCCTTCCTGCTCCTCGTCCTCTGTTTGGCCGTCTGGTTGTTAGAGCGCTCCCCAGGCCTCAGGAGGATGAGGAATAAATGAACCACCCGGTCCCCTGGGCtccccttcattcattcatccagcgAGTGTTCCCAGGGAGCTCACTGTGGATCGGGCTCCCCGTGGGAGCTGCAGACGCAGCAGGGAGCAGAGCCGCCCCCGCCTCCTGAGCTCACCTTGTGGTGGGagacaaaatgcaaataaatgcgCCGTGTCCAGCAGTGCAACATGCTGTAAGGAACATAAACCAGGGAAAGGGCAGAGAGTGTGGGGCAGTGGGGCCAGTCTGAATGGAAGGGGAGGGCTGTGTGCTCAGCTGTCATCTGAGAAGCCTGGACGGAGGGGAGCACACGATCCTCTAATAGACGAGCCCCtacaggcagaggaaacagccgtgcaaaggccccgaggcaGCAGCGAGCTCCTGCAGAAAGGCCGTGTGAGGCTGCAGCCAAATGGGCAAGGTCAGAGTGAGGAGGAGAGGCCAGAACCACAGGGAGGGAGCGGCCAGACCCTCCACGGCCTTAGGGCGTCCCTGAGATTCCATGAGGAAAGGGATGCAATCGGATCACCCTGGGAACAGTGAGGAAAATTGACTCCAGGGGGTCAGGGGGACTCAAGGACACCCCCCACCACTGTCTCTCTCCAGCAGAGCCCACACGATGAAGACCCCCAGGCAGTGACGTATGCCCCGGTGAAACACTCCAGACCTAGGAGAGAAAtggcctcccctccctccccactgtccGGGGAATTCCTGGACACAAAGGACACACAGGCAGAAGAGGACAGGCAGATGGACACTGAGGTGAGTCCTTTCCTCTCCAGGCCCCCAGGCCTCCCCGACCCCCACCACGTTCCTTCCCTCTCACTCTCCCCCACTGCAGGCTGCTGCATCTGAAGCCCCCCAGGATGTGACCTACGCCCAGCTGCACAGCTTGACCCTCAGACGGACGGCAACTGAGCCTCCTCCATCCCAGGAA
This window encodes:
- the LOC100605737 gene encoding leukocyte immunoglobulin-like receptor subfamily B member 4 isoform X15, encoding MTPTLTALLCLGLSLGPRTHTQAGPLPKPTLWAEPGSVIIRESPVTIWCQGTMEAQEYLMDKEGSQEPQDTQNPLEPRSKARFSIPSMTERHAGRYRCYYRSSAGWSEPSDPLELVVTGSYSKPTLSALPSPVVASGGNNVTLLCQSWGQSDTFLLTKEGAAHPPLRLRSKYRAHKYQAEFHMSPVTSAHTGTYRCYSSLRSNPHLLSLPSDPLELVVSGDSPDPPQPSPPHPDPGGPEDQPLSPSGSGPQSGLGRYLEVLIGVSVAFVLLLFLLLFLLLRRPRQSKHRTSDQRKTDSQRPAEAAEPEPKDRSLLRRSSPAADVQEENLSDAAMKDTQSEDGVELDSQSPHDEDPQAVTYAPVKHSRPRREMASPPSPLSGEFLDTKDTQAEEDRQMDTEAAASEAPQDVTYAQLHSLTLRRTATEPPPSQEGEPPAEPSIYATLAIH
- the LOC100605737 gene encoding leukocyte immunoglobulin-like receptor subfamily B member 4 isoform X14 yields the protein MTPTLTALLCLGLSLGPRTHTQAGPLPKPTLWAEPGSVIIRESPVTIWCQGTMEAQEYLMDKEGSQEPQDTQNPLEPRSKARFSIPSMTERHAGRYRCYYRSSAGWSEPSDPLELVVTGSYSKPTLSALPSPVVASGGNNVTLLCQSWGQSDTFLLTKEGAAHPPLRLRSKYRAHKYQAEFHMSPVTSAHTGTYRCYSSLRSNPHLLSLPSDPLELVVSGDSPDPPQPSPPHPDPGGPEDQPLSPSGSGPQSGLGRYLEVLIGVSVAFVLLLFLLLFLLLRRPRQSKHRTSDQRKTDSQRPAEAAEPEPKDRSLLRRSSPAADVQEENLYAAMKDTQSEDGVELDSQQSPHDEDPQAVTYAPVKHSRPRREMASPPSPLSGEFLDTKDTQAEEDRQMDTEAAASEAPQDVTYAQLHSLTLRRTATEPPPSQEGEPPAEPSIYATLAIH
- the LOC100605737 gene encoding leukocyte immunoglobulin-like receptor subfamily B member 4 isoform X13, whose translation is MTPTLTALLCLGLSLGPRTHTQAGPLPKPTLWAEPGSVIIRESPVTIWCQGTMEAQEYLMDKEGSQEPQDTQNPLEPRSKARFSIPSMTERHAGRYRCYYRSSAGWSEPSDPLELVVTGSYSKPTLSALPSPVVASGGNNVTLLCQSWGQSDTFLLTKEGAAHPPLRLRSKYRAHKYQAEFHMSPVTSAHTGTYRCYSSLRSNPHLLSLPSDPLELVVSGDSPDPPQPSPPHPDPGGPEDQPLSPSGSGPQSGLGRYLEVLIGVSVAFVLLLFLLLFLLLRRPRQSKHRTSDQRKTDSQRPAEAAEPEPKDRSLLRRSSPAADVQEENLYAAMKDTQSEDGVELDSQSPHDEDPQAVTYAPVKHSRPRREMASPPSPLSGEFLDTKDTQAEEDRQMDTEAAASEAPQDVTYAQLHSLTLRRTATEPPPSQEGEPPAEPSIYATLAIH